A region of Streptomyces sp. NBC_01788 DNA encodes the following proteins:
- a CDS encoding class I SAM-dependent methyltransferase: MTYPDGPLPGLAPEQETMFEGAALTYARHRPGLPDAAVRLLADTLRGRPSPVLLDLGTGTGQVPFALLSAGGDLTHIEAVDVSPQMLHQARQALTPVLGRCTLTLVHAAADAYEPLATLPGEPDSGPDLITFCRSYHWMNGEAVLEMADRVATPGAAVAIMGDGSLWTHDADWTRALRELIQRYLGAERRAGAHRSYAEPSRSYEEDLAASAFNDVTEHLFPVTRTWAPHEVLGYLHTTSFAAPELFTERHQAFEDEALALLHTHAVDGALVEEATFRVLLARRPEGAR, from the coding sequence GTGACCTACCCCGACGGGCCCCTTCCGGGCCTTGCACCGGAGCAGGAGACCATGTTCGAGGGCGCGGCGTTGACCTACGCCCGCCACCGCCCCGGCCTGCCGGACGCGGCGGTGCGCCTGCTCGCCGACACGCTGCGGGGCCGGCCGTCCCCGGTCCTGCTCGACCTGGGCACCGGAACCGGGCAGGTGCCCTTCGCGCTCCTGTCCGCCGGCGGTGACCTGACGCACATCGAAGCGGTCGACGTCAGCCCGCAGATGCTGCATCAGGCCAGGCAAGCCCTCACTCCCGTGCTCGGCCGCTGCACCCTCACCCTGGTCCACGCGGCGGCCGACGCCTACGAGCCGCTCGCGACGCTGCCGGGCGAACCGGATTCCGGCCCGGACCTGATCACCTTCTGCCGGTCCTACCACTGGATGAACGGTGAGGCGGTCCTGGAGATGGCCGACCGGGTCGCCACACCGGGCGCCGCAGTAGCGATCATGGGCGACGGGAGCCTGTGGACCCACGACGCCGACTGGACCCGTGCGCTGCGCGAATTGATCCAGCGCTACCTGGGCGCCGAGCGCCGGGCGGGCGCCCACCGTTCCTACGCCGAGCCCAGCCGCTCGTACGAAGAGGACCTCGCCGCCTCGGCGTTCAACGACGTCACCGAACACCTCTTCCCCGTGACCCGCACCTGGGCGCCGCACGAGGTGCTCGGCTACCTGCACACCACATCCTTCGCCGCTCCTGAGCTCTTCACAGAGCGGCACCAGGCGTTCGAGGACGAGGCCCTCGCCCTTCTCCACACGCACGCGGTGGACGGGGCTCTGGTCGAGGAAGCGACGTTCAGGGTTCTGCTCGCCCGGCGTCCGGAGGGAGCGCGGTGA
- a CDS encoding ABC transporter ATP-binding protein: MTDPLRPAAPSARSVPHARTEPLPLPPASAPPSPEGAELGDELKDAYWSTWDGEASRTSMWKIFAKLPAIIRRVLGMAWRADARATSAVIVLQLGSAAMAAFGLLASIGVLQALFAQGATPDRIRAAFPSLALVAGLLMFRAVLDAGVALYQARLTPKIRRIVEMDFLRLAAHVRLEAVDDANWADDSNRANDRGLYYARQSITQIMELASALLGLVGAASVLTLLHPLLLPLLLASVIPQGLASVRSARMRFLSQVRYSTLQRRVRLFTWLLLDRDAAAELRSSTAQPALLGEHERIARRIEEEDTGLGRAEARTALFGRAVGGVATGLTYAALAWMPIVGWLPLASGGGAVLAIRASQGTLTRIVLATHYVYEHALWVSDLYTFLEKCRTLLPRRTGLAAPGQVKTINIENVAYTYPDGKRPALNGVSLELIAGSTVAFVGANGSGKSTMSKLIAGLYEPTAGSITWDGTDVLTMDAENVQAQVAMVLQDPVEWPLSALANITISTGTITQADPERAHEAATASGADRSWAASCSTRARFSLPPTGPRAWPQPSLPTGRPTRPCRRKTC, encoded by the coding sequence ATGACCGATCCGTTGCGCCCGGCCGCACCGAGCGCCCGATCCGTACCGCACGCACGTACCGAGCCCCTGCCGCTCCCTCCGGCATCTGCCCCGCCCTCGCCCGAAGGCGCGGAGCTTGGCGACGAACTCAAGGATGCTTACTGGTCGACCTGGGATGGTGAGGCCTCCCGCACCAGCATGTGGAAGATCTTCGCCAAGCTCCCCGCGATCATCCGCCGTGTGCTGGGGATGGCATGGCGCGCCGACGCACGGGCCACCTCGGCCGTGATCGTCCTGCAGCTGGGTTCGGCGGCGATGGCGGCGTTCGGGCTCCTGGCCTCGATCGGCGTCCTGCAAGCCCTCTTCGCCCAGGGCGCCACCCCAGACCGGATCCGCGCCGCGTTCCCGTCCCTGGCTCTGGTGGCCGGGCTGCTGATGTTCCGTGCCGTGCTCGATGCCGGGGTCGCCTTGTATCAGGCCCGGCTTACACCGAAGATCCGCCGCATTGTCGAGATGGATTTCCTTCGCCTGGCGGCCCATGTGCGGCTTGAGGCCGTTGACGACGCGAACTGGGCGGATGACTCCAACCGCGCCAACGACCGGGGGCTGTACTACGCGCGCCAGTCCATCACCCAGATCATGGAACTCGCGTCCGCGCTCCTCGGCCTCGTCGGTGCCGCCTCTGTTCTGACCCTGCTTCACCCCCTTCTTCTGCCGCTGCTTCTCGCCTCGGTGATTCCGCAGGGGCTCGCCTCGGTGCGCTCCGCACGCATGCGGTTCCTCAGCCAGGTCCGCTACAGCACCCTCCAGCGGCGCGTGCGGCTGTTCACCTGGCTGCTGCTGGACCGGGACGCTGCCGCGGAGCTGCGCTCCTCGACCGCGCAGCCGGCGTTGCTGGGTGAGCACGAGCGCATCGCCCGGCGGATCGAGGAGGAGGACACCGGGCTGGGGCGGGCCGAGGCGCGCACGGCACTGTTCGGCCGAGCAGTCGGCGGTGTGGCCACCGGCCTGACCTACGCCGCGCTCGCCTGGATGCCGATCGTGGGCTGGCTGCCGCTGGCTTCCGGCGGCGGCGCCGTTCTGGCGATCCGGGCCAGCCAGGGCACCCTGACCCGGATCGTCCTCGCGACGCACTACGTGTACGAGCATGCCCTGTGGGTGTCGGACCTGTACACCTTCCTGGAGAAGTGCCGCACGTTGCTCCCACGCCGCACCGGGCTCGCCGCACCCGGCCAGGTCAAGACGATCAACATCGAGAACGTCGCCTACACCTACCCCGACGGGAAGAGGCCCGCGCTGAACGGCGTGTCCCTGGAACTGATCGCAGGCTCCACCGTCGCTTTTGTGGGGGCGAACGGCTCGGGCAAGTCCACGATGTCCAAACTGATCGCCGGGTTGTATGAGCCGACGGCCGGCAGCATCACCTGGGACGGCACCGACGTGTTGACGATGGACGCCGAAAACGTGCAGGCCCAGGTAGCCATGGTCCTCCAGGACCCAGTGGAGTGGCCGCTCTCGGCCCTCGCGAACATCACCATCTCCACCGGGACGATCACGCAGGCCGATCCGGAGCGGGCACACGAGGCCGCGACGGCGTCCGGTGCTGACCGGAGCTGGGCCGCATCGTGCTCGACCCGCGCACGGTTCTCGCTGCCCCCAACTGGCCCGCGGGCATGGCCGCAGCCGTCGCTGCCTACCGGGAGGCCAACCCGGCCATGTCGACGGAAGACCTGCTGA
- a CDS encoding Mu transposase domain-containing protein, with product MPVSPSPPAEPDVPLRPVGKDCLVAFGGNLYSVPARRVHPRQLVEIRATKSQIMLHSTAADSNGETLLATHPRAIGRGVRVVEETHWDGLPTDKGRRTTTGDVPQPRRERPLGEVAGPLQALLNRAAATRIEVGRRPLSVYDELTGTRPFTTRPSTRETS from the coding sequence GTGCCGGTTTCCCCGTCCCCGCCCGCCGAACCGGACGTGCCCTTGCGGCCCGTCGGCAAGGACTGCCTGGTCGCCTTCGGCGGCAACCTCTACTCGGTGCCCGCCCGCCGAGTCCACCCCCGCCAACTGGTTGAGATCCGGGCCACGAAGTCACAGATCATGCTGCACTCGACCGCCGCGGACTCCAATGGCGAGACGCTGCTGGCCACACACCCTCGGGCGATTGGCCGCGGCGTCCGCGTCGTCGAGGAGACCCACTGGGACGGCCTGCCCACCGACAAGGGCCGCCGCACCACCACCGGCGACGTCCCCCAGCCCCGGCGCGAACGTCCTCTGGGCGAGGTGGCCGGACCGCTGCAAGCCCTGCTGAACAGGGCTGCCGCCACCCGCATCGAGGTCGGCCGCCGTCCGCTGTCGGTCTATGACGAGCTGACTGGCACCCGTCCCTTCACCACCCGTCCGAGCACGAGGGAAACGTCTTGA
- a CDS encoding MFS transporter has translation MTSSTDPTFAGARTSLWRHRDFRRYLTGQAASVTGNSISTMVIPVLAVLELDATTAEVAWLTFLGQLPPALLALHAGALADRHSKRKQMITGDLVSAAALASVPVAAALGRLSLTQLMAVAAVQGAAGVLHDAAAISLLPGLVDRSLLQRSNSRIGGLFAVAATAGSNLGAALTALLGPARALLGDVLSYLVSAWCTARIQALESPRPAAEERRLHTEIGEGLRYVHGDHRLRTLTLVNATTSFALALLNTLWALYLLRSLALGPTAFGVVLGTGALGAAAGALAAPSLAARYGPGPMMLAALAITPLTQVPLLLASSGLVWQFAIGAALFLQLACAGAAGTTQRTIRQVVTADGMQARMQAVSTWLTSGARPVAALLAGGLGTWIGLRPTLVAGTCLLVVPLVVLYRSPLRSLLDMPGSPAVASPSAEAIPPPTPSGPIVPNPAVAVDVRHDRSSEGGP, from the coding sequence ATGACCTCCTCCACTGACCCCACCTTCGCCGGCGCGCGGACGTCGCTGTGGCGACACCGCGACTTCCGGCGCTACCTGACCGGGCAGGCAGCCAGTGTGACCGGCAACTCGATCAGCACCATGGTGATCCCCGTGCTGGCGGTGCTCGAACTGGACGCGACCACCGCCGAGGTCGCCTGGTTGACGTTCCTGGGCCAACTGCCTCCCGCACTGCTGGCCTTGCACGCCGGGGCCCTCGCCGACCGCCACTCCAAGCGGAAGCAGATGATCACCGGCGACCTGGTCAGCGCCGCGGCGCTGGCCAGTGTGCCGGTGGCGGCCGCGCTGGGCCGGCTGTCCCTGACCCAGCTGATGGCGGTCGCGGCCGTGCAGGGTGCGGCGGGGGTGCTGCACGATGCCGCCGCGATCAGTCTTCTGCCCGGCCTGGTCGACCGGTCCCTGCTCCAGCGGAGCAACAGCCGCATCGGCGGGCTCTTCGCCGTCGCCGCCACCGCGGGCAGCAACCTCGGCGCCGCCCTGACCGCGCTCCTCGGCCCGGCCCGAGCGCTTCTCGGGGACGTCCTGTCCTACCTCGTCAGCGCCTGGTGCACCGCCCGCATCCAAGCCCTCGAAAGCCCCCGGCCGGCAGCGGAAGAGCGCCGGCTGCACACCGAGATCGGTGAGGGCCTGCGCTATGTGCATGGCGACCACCGGCTGCGCACCCTGACCCTCGTCAACGCCACGACGTCGTTCGCGCTGGCGCTCCTCAATACCTTATGGGCGCTGTACTTGCTCCGGTCCCTCGCCCTGGGCCCGACCGCGTTCGGCGTGGTCCTGGGTACCGGAGCCCTGGGCGCGGCGGCGGGTGCTCTGGCCGCCCCGTCGCTCGCGGCGCGGTACGGGCCCGGGCCGATGATGCTCGCCGCGCTCGCGATCACTCCGCTCACCCAGGTCCCCCTGCTCCTCGCCTCCTCGGGCCTGGTCTGGCAGTTCGCCATCGGTGCCGCCCTGTTCCTTCAGCTGGCTTGCGCCGGGGCGGCGGGGACGACCCAGCGCACCATTCGCCAGGTCGTCACCGCCGACGGCATGCAGGCCCGGATGCAGGCCGTGAGTACCTGGCTCACCTCCGGTGCCCGCCCGGTGGCCGCGCTCCTCGCCGGCGGGCTCGGCACGTGGATCGGGCTGCGCCCCACCCTGGTTGCCGGTACCTGCCTCCTCGTCGTCCCCCTCGTGGTTCTCTACCGCTCCCCGCTGCGCAGCCTGCTGGACATGCCCGGCTCACCCGCCGTCGCTTCTCCTTCAGCCGAGGCCATCCCACCTCCGACGCCGTCAGGGCCGATCGTCCCGAATCCCGCAGTCGCCGTGGATGTGCGGCACGACCGCTCTTCGGAAGGTGGCCCGTGA
- a CDS encoding protein-L-isoaspartate O-methyltransferase family protein produces MSALDTCPAGEQAPERTAGPIGGGAPTDAEADPAAARAVMVARLEEEGSLGPGPVRDALLALPRELLMPQAYVRRSGPGKELPRWDLLDWSAPLDRPEMLGLLYGGASVLVQHDGEPLLGRARGTRAGASITSMSTVMGLTVELLEELDLRPGLRVLDVGTGAGVTAAVACQVCGDQGVATLDRDRHLTAAAAARLADLGFRPQVVCGSGEQGVPGREFDRIFVSYTVECVPTALVEQLAPGGKLLAHVTSASPSWPGLAVVRRTSDGHVTAELRAVEFAHRAGHGMARIWLGEEFRQRMAAEPGAWTQRSKLAPPADSDRGFWLAADHLLGGLVRDFGAEHLAIGAPSCGSWMRAEPVGHRRWNVAAQGPRDIWKEIQDLADRWRAARSPDRYRLYFDADGGQRAASECGRLSWHLPAPHPLDEGATS; encoded by the coding sequence ATGAGCGCTCTGGACACCTGTCCCGCCGGTGAACAGGCGCCGGAGCGGACCGCCGGCCCGATCGGCGGGGGCGCGCCGACGGATGCGGAAGCGGATCCGGCAGCCGCGCGGGCGGTGATGGTCGCCCGGCTCGAGGAGGAAGGGTCTCTGGGGCCGGGCCCGGTCCGCGACGCTCTCCTCGCGCTGCCCCGCGAACTGCTGATGCCGCAGGCGTACGTACGGCGCAGCGGGCCGGGAAAGGAGTTGCCGCGGTGGGATCTGCTGGACTGGTCGGCGCCGCTGGACCGCCCCGAGATGCTCGGGCTGCTGTACGGCGGGGCCAGTGTGCTCGTCCAGCACGATGGGGAGCCGCTGCTGGGCCGGGCGCGCGGGACGCGGGCGGGGGCGTCGATCACGTCGATGTCGACGGTGATGGGTTTGACCGTCGAGCTGCTGGAGGAGCTGGATCTGCGCCCGGGTCTGCGGGTGCTGGACGTCGGAACGGGCGCGGGGGTGACCGCCGCGGTGGCCTGCCAGGTCTGCGGCGACCAGGGGGTGGCCACCCTCGATCGGGACCGGCACCTCACCGCCGCGGCCGCCGCCCGCCTGGCCGATCTCGGCTTCCGGCCGCAGGTGGTGTGCGGTTCGGGCGAACAGGGCGTCCCAGGCCGGGAGTTCGACCGTATCTTCGTGTCGTACACGGTGGAGTGCGTACCGACGGCCCTGGTCGAGCAACTCGCGCCAGGCGGCAAACTGCTGGCGCACGTGACCAGCGCGTCCCCGTCGTGGCCCGGCCTCGCCGTCGTCCGGCGCACCTCAGACGGGCATGTTACGGCGGAGCTGCGGGCCGTGGAGTTCGCCCACCGTGCCGGGCACGGCATGGCGCGGATCTGGCTCGGCGAGGAGTTCCGGCAGCGCATGGCCGCCGAGCCCGGTGCGTGGACCCAGCGGAGCAAGCTGGCGCCGCCCGCGGACAGCGACCGCGGATTCTGGCTGGCGGCCGACCATCTCCTCGGAGGTCTGGTGCGGGACTTCGGCGCTGAGCACCTGGCGATCGGCGCACCCAGCTGCGGATCCTGGATGCGCGCGGAGCCGGTGGGCCACCGGCGCTGGAACGTCGCCGCCCAAGGGCCGCGGGACATCTGGAAAGAGATCCAGGACCTCGCCGACCGGTGGCGGGCCGCACGCTCCCCCGACCGCTACCGCCTCTACTTCGACGCGGACGGCGGGCAGCGCGCCGCGTCCGAGTGCGGACGCCTGTCCTGGCACCTGCCCGCCCCCCACCCGCTCGATGAGGGAGCCACCTCGTGA
- a CDS encoding IS5 family transposase (programmed frameshift): MGRGTWSWIVPDGLWEIAEPLIPPSRVRPQGGGTQDTPDETLFAAIIYVLVSGCAWRALPPCFGISKSTAHRRFLIWSRAGVWGRLHEEILHRLDDAGLLDLSRAVLDSAHVRAKKGGELTGPSPVDRGKQGSKMHVLSDANGLPLLVGVSAANTHDSHALKPMIVGLQTRHDPHRGRYFKPRRLHADKAYDIPHLRKWLWGKHIGVRIARKGVESSERLGRRRWVIERTMSWLTGYRRLNHRYERYPRNYLAFLGLAAALCCYKRLIRLTT; this comes from the exons ATGGGGCGGGGTACGTGGAGTTGGATTGTTCCGGATGGGCTGTGGGAGATCGCGGAGCCGTTGATCCCGCCGTCGAGGGTGCGGCCGCAGGGCGGCGGGACGCAAGACACGCCTGATGAGACGCTGTTCGCGGCGATCATCTACGTGCTGGTCAGCGGGTGTGCCTGGCGGGCGTTGCCGCCGTGCTTCGGGATATCGAAGTCGACCGCGCATCGCCGGTTCCTGATCTGGTCGCGGGCGGGAGTGTGGGGCCGGCTGCACGAGGAGATCCTGCACCGCCTGGACGACGCCGGCCTGCTCGACCTCTCCCGAGCTGTCCTCGACTCTGCCCACGTGCGGGCGAAAAAAG GGGGCGAACTCACAGGTCCGAGCCCCGTGGACCGGGGCAAGCAGGGGTCCAAGATGCACGTCCTGTCGGACGCGAACGGACTGCCCCTCCTCGTCGGCGTCTCCGCGGCGAACACCCACGACAGCCACGCCCTGAAGCCGATGATCGTGGGTCTCCAAACGAGACACGACCCCCATCGCGGCCGCTATTTCAAGCCTCGACGCCTCCATGCCGACAAGGCTTACGACATCCCTCACCTGCGGAAATGGTTATGGGGCAAGCACATCGGCGTGCGCATCGCCCGCAAGGGGGTCGAGTCCAGCGAACGGTTGGGGCGCCGACGATGGGTCATCGAGCGGACCATGTCCTGGCTGACCGGCTATCGCAGACTCAACCACCGATACGAACGCTATCCCCGCAACTACCTGGCCTTTCTCGGCCTCGCCGCCGCCCTCTGCTGCTACAAGCGACTCATCCGCCTCACCACATAG
- a CDS encoding WYL domain-containing protein yields the protein MLFVDRWEWLIPLVSSYGPDVIVTEPEELRTAIAGQLRRTLAVYDTAAPPGPAPPDGLPDDDSRLRSTHGRHPGA from the coding sequence GTGCTGTTCGTCGACCGGTGGGAGTGGCTGATCCCGCTGGTCAGCAGCTACGGCCCGGACGTCATCGTCACCGAACCAGAAGAGCTGCGCACGGCGATAGCCGGCCAGCTGCGCCGCACCCTGGCCGTCTACGACACCGCCGCGCCTCCGGGCCCAGCGCCGCCGGACGGACTCCCCGACGACGACTCCCGCCTGAGATCCACCCACGGCCGCCACCCAGGAGCATGA
- a CDS encoding NUDIX domain-containing protein, producing the protein MSTNPDTTPGPEPSSAAPPSGAPLLLSTYSLPFNVRGDHVPPSRSHIRATVEAYLSRHAEERDALEGLLAVLDGTGEPSSRATLPSHVTCSAVVIDRDRQVLHIGHRVTGLLLAPGGHVEAGDRTLLAAAVREVCEEAGLRPGDLCLTPQFLEEPIDVDVHDIDANAAKGEPAHQHFDFRFAFYLTAEQPPALALQDEEVAGAQWLPYADVRSPTLRAKLLAAEADGLDGRPEPVNASALIHDGAGRYLLHLRDDREGIWEPWVLALLGGGHTRDEDDACLEATLRRELAEEVPGLEPTDLVPFAVEAATIVDGLAVPISVYAGRWSGDAAAVELREGVLLTWCTVDMLDRLRLSPGLGELIRRHAAEHPAAKELPDGTGPLADEAPPGTELHIVGVHLHLQDDQGRILLGLRHPDSTYAPDTWHFLAGHCERETAIDCLFREAKEEAGLTIAPEDVDLVHTVHHVDSPDARPRIALVFQARSWTGDPEVLEPDRCVEWRWWRPQNLPEAVVPYTRRAIDGILGGRPYSEQGWGER; encoded by the coding sequence GTGAGCACGAACCCGGACACGACCCCTGGCCCGGAGCCGTCATCGGCGGCCCCGCCGTCGGGCGCGCCCCTCCTGCTCAGCACCTACTCCCTGCCCTTCAACGTCCGAGGTGATCACGTGCCGCCCTCCCGCTCTCATATCCGCGCGACCGTCGAGGCCTATCTCAGCCGGCATGCCGAGGAACGGGACGCTCTGGAGGGGTTGCTGGCTGTCCTGGACGGCACCGGGGAGCCGTCGAGCCGGGCCACGCTGCCCAGTCACGTCACCTGCAGCGCGGTGGTCATCGACCGCGACCGTCAGGTGCTCCACATCGGACATCGGGTGACAGGGCTGCTTCTCGCTCCAGGCGGCCACGTTGAGGCGGGTGACCGTACGCTCCTGGCCGCGGCCGTGCGGGAGGTGTGCGAAGAGGCCGGGCTGCGTCCCGGCGACCTGTGTCTGACTCCGCAGTTCCTCGAAGAGCCGATCGACGTGGACGTCCATGACATCGACGCCAATGCGGCCAAAGGCGAGCCCGCTCACCAGCACTTCGACTTCCGCTTCGCGTTCTACCTCACCGCCGAGCAACCGCCCGCGCTCGCTCTCCAGGACGAGGAAGTCGCCGGGGCCCAGTGGCTCCCGTACGCCGATGTGCGGTCCCCGACGCTACGGGCCAAGCTCCTGGCCGCCGAGGCGGACGGCCTCGATGGGCGCCCGGAGCCCGTCAACGCGAGCGCCTTGATCCATGACGGGGCCGGTCGGTATCTCCTTCATCTTCGGGATGACCGGGAGGGCATCTGGGAGCCCTGGGTGCTGGCCCTCCTCGGTGGCGGCCATACGAGGGACGAGGACGATGCCTGTCTTGAGGCGACGCTGCGCCGCGAGCTTGCCGAGGAGGTGCCGGGCCTGGAGCCCACCGATCTGGTGCCGTTCGCCGTGGAGGCGGCGACGATCGTCGACGGCCTGGCGGTGCCCATCAGCGTCTACGCCGGGCGCTGGAGCGGTGATGCCGCGGCGGTGGAACTCCGGGAGGGAGTCCTGCTGACGTGGTGCACCGTGGACATGCTCGACCGGCTGCGCCTGAGTCCCGGGCTCGGGGAGCTGATCCGGCGCCACGCGGCCGAGCACCCCGCGGCGAAGGAACTGCCGGACGGCACCGGCCCGCTGGCCGACGAGGCTCCGCCGGGAACCGAGCTGCACATCGTCGGCGTTCACCTCCATCTCCAGGACGACCAGGGCCGCATCCTCCTCGGCCTGCGCCACCCGGACTCCACGTATGCGCCGGACACCTGGCACTTCCTGGCCGGCCACTGCGAGCGGGAAACGGCGATCGACTGCCTGTTTCGGGAAGCAAAGGAGGAAGCGGGCCTCACCATCGCGCCCGAGGACGTCGATCTCGTCCACACGGTGCACCACGTCGACTCCCCCGATGCCCGGCCGAGGATCGCGCTCGTCTTCCAGGCCCGCTCCTGGACCGGCGACCCGGAGGTCCTGGAGCCCGATCGGTGCGTGGAGTGGCGGTGGTGGAGGCCGCAGAACCTGCCGGAAGCAGTCGTGCCGTACACCCGCCGGGCGATCGACGGGATCCTTGGGGGGCGTCCGTACTCCGAGCAGGGCTGGGGCGAACGATGA
- a CDS encoding VOC family protein: MPATGPDFISLQVRDLDASQAFYEQYLGLVRSPAGPPHAVVFETKPIAFALRDVIPGTDLASVAQPGIGAAIWLHATDVQAIHDAFVADGHTIVSAPIDGPFGRTFTFADPDGYQVTLHDRA, from the coding sequence ATGCCCGCCACCGGCCCCGACTTCATCTCGCTCCAAGTGCGTGACCTCGACGCTTCACAGGCGTTCTACGAGCAGTACCTGGGCCTCGTCCGCTCGCCGGCCGGACCTCCGCACGCCGTCGTCTTCGAGACGAAGCCGATCGCGTTCGCACTCCGCGACGTCATTCCCGGCACCGACCTCGCATCCGTCGCTCAGCCCGGCATCGGTGCCGCGATCTGGCTCCACGCCACCGACGTCCAGGCCATCCACGACGCGTTCGTCGCCGACGGTCACACCATCGTCTCCGCACCGATCGACGGCCCCTTCGGTCGGACCTTCACCTTCGCCGACCCCGACGGCTACCAGGTCACGCTCCACGACCGCGCTTGA
- a CDS encoding tyrosine-type recombinase/integrase: MLRTFYDFHRDAGTGPVLNPFPLDRSRRGRRAHAYRNPMDPPRNERIGLYRPRLPQRIPRSVPDAEFNEIFARLPSHRDRALVAFYVSTGARASELLSAWQGGVAPGRQLISVVRKGTGEVQELPASTDAFVWLRLYQLELEDAIPRGRRVPLWWTLRNPSRPLTYHAAHRMFERASSKAGTTATLHALRHTAAYRMAEDPGLPLTDVQFVLGHAQLTTQIYLTPRKEEVIRRLLAHHAEQTRQAAARTAPAAAPGYSAESLGVLFGTAC; encoded by the coding sequence GTGCTGCGGACCTTCTACGACTTCCACCGCGACGCCGGCACCGGGCCGGTCCTCAATCCGTTTCCGCTGGACCGCTCGCGGCGGGGGCGGCGAGCGCACGCTTACCGCAACCCGATGGATCCGCCGCGCAACGAGCGCATCGGCCTCTACCGGCCGAGGCTGCCGCAGCGGATTCCTCGCAGCGTCCCAGACGCGGAGTTCAACGAGATCTTCGCCCGGCTGCCCTCCCACCGTGACCGGGCCCTGGTCGCCTTCTACGTCTCCACCGGCGCCCGGGCCAGCGAGTTGCTGTCCGCCTGGCAGGGCGGCGTCGCCCCGGGCCGCCAGCTGATCAGCGTGGTCCGCAAGGGCACCGGCGAGGTCCAGGAGCTTCCGGCCTCGACGGATGCGTTCGTCTGGCTGCGGCTCTATCAGTTGGAGCTTGAGGATGCGATTCCGAGGGGGCGGCGGGTTCCGCTGTGGTGGACGTTGCGCAACCCGTCTCGGCCGCTGACCTATCACGCGGCACACCGGATGTTCGAGCGGGCCAGCAGCAAGGCCGGCACCACGGCGACACTGCATGCGCTGCGGCACACCGCCGCCTACCGCATGGCAGAGGACCCCGGCCTCCCGCTCACCGATGTCCAATTCGTCCTCGGACATGCGCAGTTGACCACCCAGATCTATCTCACTCCCCGCAAGGAAGAGGTCATCCGGCGGCTGCTGGCCCATCACGCCGAACAGACGAGACAGGCCGCCGCTCGCACCGCACCTGCCGCTGCCCCTGGCTATTCGGCTGAGTCGCTGGGTGTGCTGTTCGGGACGGCCTGCTGA
- a CDS encoding MarR family winged helix-turn-helix transcriptional regulator has protein sequence MSQEGVGVDLETSLGYLLKEASSALRAAMEEVLRPLGVSVTHYSCLELLAQRPGLSNSELARGAFVTRQTMNVLLQALERDGYVTRPAEAPVGKVLPTRLTPRGRRSLEKASAAVRSVEARMLAGLTETEQSGAFRILQSMIHSLRGDNEGA, from the coding sequence ATGAGTCAAGAAGGTGTCGGCGTCGACCTGGAGACGTCACTGGGCTACCTGCTCAAAGAAGCGTCGAGCGCCCTCCGCGCGGCCATGGAGGAAGTGCTGCGGCCGCTCGGGGTGAGCGTGACGCACTACTCCTGCCTCGAGCTGCTGGCGCAACGACCGGGCTTGTCGAACTCCGAGCTCGCGCGGGGCGCGTTCGTGACACGGCAGACGATGAACGTGCTGCTCCAGGCCCTGGAACGAGACGGCTACGTGACCAGGCCTGCGGAGGCACCCGTCGGGAAGGTGCTTCCCACGCGGCTCACGCCTCGCGGCCGACGAAGCCTCGAGAAGGCGAGCGCAGCCGTCCGGTCCGTCGAGGCCAGAATGCTGGCCGGCCTGACCGAGACCGAGCAGTCGGGCGCGTTCCGGATCCTGCAGAGCATGATCCATTCCCTGCGCGGTGACAACGAAGGTGCATAG